Below is a genomic region from Pseudarthrobacter sulfonivorans.
GGCCCACCACAACCGGACCCTGCAAGGCGTCCGTGGGACGGTGGACGGCCTCTTCTTCAAAACCGACCTTGACCAGTTCGGCCATCAAATCTTCGGCCGTTGCTCCGGCCGGTACTGCTGCGAATTCACGCAGCCAGGAAAGGGGGATACGCACTGTTAGATCTCCATCCCGAAGTGCTCGCTGAAACGTACGTCGCCTTCGATCATGTCGCGCATGTCGCCCACCTCGTTGCGGAACATAAGGGTGCGCTCGATGCCCATGCCAAAGGCAAAGCCTGAATAGGTGTCCGGGTCGATGCCCGCGGCGCGGAGCACGTTGGGGTTGACCATGCCGCAGCCGCCCCACTCGATCCAGCGCGGCCCGCCCTTGGCGCCCGGGTGCCAGATGTCCAGCTCGGCGGACGGCTCGGTGAAGGGGAAGTAGTTGGGGCGCAGCCGGATCTGGGCCTCGTCGCCGAACATCTGCCGGGCGAAGTGCTCCAGCGTTCCGCGGAGGTCCGCCATGCTGAGGTGTTTGTCGATGGCCAGGCCCTCGAACTGGTGGAACACCGGGGTGTGGGTGGCGTCCAGCTCGTCGGTGCGGAACACCTTGCCCGGGCACAGCACGTAGATGGGCACTTCGCGTTCCAGCATGGAGCGGACCTGCACCGGGGAGGTGTGGGTACGCATCAGCAGGTGCGCTTCGGGCGGCTCCACAAAGAACGTGTCCTGCATTTCGCGGGCGGGGTGGTCCGGCTTGAAGTTCAGGGCGTCGAAGTTGAACCATTCGGATTCCACCTCGGGGCCTTCGGCGATTTCCCAGCCCATGCCCACAAAGATGTCCGCCACGCGGTCCTGCAGCGTGGAGAGCGGGTGACGCGCTCCTGCCCGACGACGGCGGGGTGCGGCAGTGACGTCGACTGTCTCTTCCAGCAGGATCCGGGCGTCGTTTTGTGCTTCCAGCTCGGCGGTGCGGTCCGCGAGCGCCTTGTTGACCCGGCCCCGGGAGGAACCCATGAGTTTGCCGGCTACGGCTTTCTGGTCTTTCGGCAGTCCGCCGATGTCCCGGTTGGCCAGGCTGAGCGGTGACTTCTCACCGGTGTGGGCCAGCCTCACCGCCTTGAGTTCGTCAAGGGTGCCTGCGCCGGCAATGGCGGCGATGGCCTGGTCTACAGCGGCAGTGATGGCGGCTTCATCCGTAGGGTTCGGGATGGCGGCGCCCGGCAAAGTTTCAGTCATCTACTGTTCTTAGCTACGAGTCGGGGCTGCCGGTGAGGGGTGCAGCCGTGCGCGGTTTCCCGGCAGCGCATCCGTCACTGGCAGGTCATGTTGTGGATTCACCCAAGGTGAAGGCACTCGATGACCAGGTCAGGGCACACCGGTCAAACTGGCGGCCACTATCCTCCAGTCTAAGTGAAGGCTCCGGCTACCATGGCCTCATGACACAAGGGCAGGGCCTGTCAGCCGCGCAGCTGTTGACGCCGGGGCAGCGGGTGCGACAGCTCGCCAACCTGGCCAACGGCACTACCCTGCTGGGCCTGGCCGTTGCCGCGGCTGCGGGAACCGCCGTCAGCAAAGGCCCCCGCGGGCTGGTCATAGCGTCCGGCTACCGGTGGCGCATTCCGTACGCAGGGGCCTTCACCCTGGGAAACGTGGTCATCTGCCGGATCCCGACTGAAGAACTGACGTCCAAACCGGCGCTCCTGGGGCATGAGGAAAAGCACTGCAGCCAGTACGCCTACTGCCTGGGGTTGCCCTTCCTTCCGCTGTATTTCCTGGCCGCCGGCTGGTCGCAGCTCCGGACGGGCAATCCGGCGTCGGCAAATTTCTTCGAACGGCAGGCCGGCCTGGCAGCCGGCGGTTACGTTGACATCAGGACACCAAAGCCGGCGCCCCCTGGGGCCGGCGGAATCGAGGTCTGACAATGACGGGCGAACCCAACACCACGACAAGCAACAGGACCATCACCGCGACCGGAACGGGGACGGCGGAGGCGCCACCTGACCTGCTGACGATTTCTGTGGGCGTCGAGTGCCGGCGGGACAGCGTGGGCGCCGCCTATGCGGATGCAGGAACAACGTCCGCAGCCGTATCCGGTGCGCTCCGCCGGCACGGCGTGGCTGACACGGACATCCGGACCTCCGGGCTGAACGTCCGGCCGGAGTTCGTCTGGCGCGACGGCGGGGGCCAGCAGGTGACCGGGTACGTGACCTCCAGTGTGCTCACCGTGCGCCTGCGGCAGGTGAGCACGGCATCCGCTGTCATAGCGGCCGCAGTAGATGCCGGCGGCGATGACGTGCGCCTGAACGGACTGGAGCTTGGCTTCGCGGATGAGTCAGCTGTTGCCTCCCTTGCCCGGGAAGCTGCGTGGCAGGATGCCGCTGCCAAGGCCGAACAGTTTGCATCCCTGGCGTCCGCGCGGCTTGGTGCCGTGATGTCCGTTGCCGAACACCCGGATGCGCAAGGGCCGGTTCCGGTGGCCCGGATCCAGCGCGCCGCCACCAGCGAAGCCATCAGCGTGGAGGCGGGCCACGCGAGCATTAATGCCAGCGTCACCGTGGTGTGGGAACTGCTGGCCTGACGGTTCCCGCAGTCCGGCGCGCGGACTTCCGCGGCGCCCGGTCCTTGACTTAAGTTCGAACATACATTCGAATGGAAGACATGAGATGGGATGCACAAGCGCTGATGCCCCGGCCTGCCGATGACCTCGGAAGTGGCCCATCACCCGCCCTGCTCCCCCTTGCCGGGTTGGTCCGTTCTGTGACCACCCCCGAATTCGCCGGCATCACCTTCCATGAGGTCACCGCCAAATCGGTGCTCAATAAGGTGGTGGCCGGGTCGCGGATGCCGTTTGAGTGGACCGTGAACCCATACCGCGGCTGCAGCCATGCCTGTGTTTACTGTTTTGCGCGCAAGAGCCACA
It encodes:
- the pheS gene encoding phenylalanine--tRNA ligase subunit alpha yields the protein MTETLPGAAIPNPTDEAAITAAVDQAIAAIAGAGTLDELKAVRLAHTGEKSPLSLANRDIGGLPKDQKAVAGKLMGSSRGRVNKALADRTAELEAQNDARILLEETVDVTAAPRRRRAGARHPLSTLQDRVADIFVGMGWEIAEGPEVESEWFNFDALNFKPDHPAREMQDTFFVEPPEAHLLMRTHTSPVQVRSMLEREVPIYVLCPGKVFRTDELDATHTPVFHQFEGLAIDKHLSMADLRGTLEHFARQMFGDEAQIRLRPNYFPFTEPSAELDIWHPGAKGGPRWIEWGGCGMVNPNVLRAAGIDPDTYSGFAFGMGIERTLMFRNEVGDMRDMIEGDVRFSEHFGMEI
- a CDS encoding SIMPL domain-containing protein; protein product: MTGEPNTTTSNRTITATGTGTAEAPPDLLTISVGVECRRDSVGAAYADAGTTSAAVSGALRRHGVADTDIRTSGLNVRPEFVWRDGGGQQVTGYVTSSVLTVRLRQVSTASAVIAAAVDAGGDDVRLNGLELGFADESAVASLAREAAWQDAAAKAEQFASLASARLGAVMSVAEHPDAQGPVPVARIQRAATSEAISVEAGHASINASVTVVWELLA